The following proteins come from a genomic window of Leptospira bandrabouensis:
- a CDS encoding transglycosylase domain-containing protein, producing the protein MISKKVNIIIILLGGGILFTLAAFLLRPIYFESLRNHSTVRIVTEEGTLIGRGKNSNQTKQDWEQIREYPNFVLEIIKIAEDKRFDSHHGVDLLAGFNSIRSYLFSKGKRGGASTITMQLVRIQNPEIRSYPFFLRKSFEIFEAIRYEIWLSKSEILEAYLNSVSIHSNLVGFPSASLTLFGKHIRFLSVEEAVYLTVLIRKNKPGLEELSVRYNNLIERIPYEFPKLKDPNELTLNFQSKSKSELTEDWKGENQHFLNWIRKLISIPSEEFVSSLSSELNSELHSIVNSELEGLTKWNVSNASAIVLERVPDKVDELELRAMIGSKNFFEDGNGMVNGSLAYRDAGSTLKPLLYAIAIDKGYYTVNSIFSDEKYSFSLGQGGNYLPRNADLRYWGDLTLAEALGNSRNIPAVTVINQIGVPTFFRFLQSAGFSHLKESPQFYGPGLALGAGGTSLLQLTRAYGSYVMNGLLPKIRLGTIDKKPLYYGSTQRLFSPETAEEIKFVLKDPKLRQRAFGRRSYLDFPFPVSIKTGTSKDYRNSWTVAFNERYVVGAWVGNFSGERTMDVSGSFGAGRIVQNIFRNLMKDKPKQEFTPKFTETKSFCRLTGKLAMEKCPVIALRIRKKVIPDEFCEEHTEKTKQSILGVGFIYPSKGQIYLYHPSYEKETQSIPVRIREIKTLKEPKLVWNGEKELIPSPNGELRIPIFRGKQSLVLYDGDVQKATVDFEVK; encoded by the coding sequence GTGATTTCTAAAAAAGTAAATATTATAATTATTCTGTTAGGTGGAGGGATTCTTTTCACCTTAGCAGCTTTTTTATTAAGACCCATTTATTTTGAGTCATTACGAAATCATTCTACGGTCCGTATTGTTACAGAAGAAGGAACGCTCATTGGTAGAGGGAAAAACTCAAATCAAACGAAACAAGATTGGGAACAAATTCGCGAATATCCAAACTTCGTTTTGGAAATCATTAAAATCGCGGAGGACAAACGATTTGACTCCCATCATGGTGTTGACTTATTAGCTGGCTTTAATTCAATCCGCTCCTATCTTTTTTCAAAAGGAAAAAGAGGTGGTGCATCTACGATTACCATGCAATTGGTTCGGATTCAAAATCCTGAGATTCGTTCGTATCCATTTTTTTTGAGAAAATCTTTTGAGATCTTTGAAGCGATACGATACGAAATTTGGCTTTCAAAATCTGAAATTTTAGAAGCTTATCTAAATTCTGTATCCATTCATTCAAATCTTGTTGGATTTCCTTCCGCCTCACTAACATTATTTGGGAAACACATTCGTTTTTTGTCGGTTGAAGAGGCAGTATATTTAACGGTTTTAATTCGAAAGAACAAACCTGGTTTAGAAGAATTATCAGTTCGTTATAACAATCTAATCGAGCGAATTCCCTATGAGTTTCCGAAATTAAAAGATCCAAACGAACTGACTTTAAATTTTCAATCTAAAAGTAAGTCCGAATTAACCGAAGATTGGAAAGGAGAAAATCAACATTTCCTGAATTGGATTCGTAAGTTAATCTCTATTCCTTCAGAAGAATTTGTTTCTTCATTATCCTCTGAACTAAACTCAGAATTACATTCGATTGTAAATTCCGAATTGGAAGGTCTTACTAAATGGAACGTATCGAATGCGTCTGCAATCGTATTAGAACGAGTGCCAGACAAAGTGGATGAGTTGGAACTACGGGCCATGATTGGATCTAAAAATTTTTTTGAAGATGGGAACGGAATGGTGAATGGTAGTTTAGCATATAGAGATGCGGGAAGTACATTGAAACCGTTGTTATATGCTATTGCTATCGATAAAGGTTATTATACTGTGAATTCTATTTTCTCGGATGAAAAATATTCGTTTTCACTTGGGCAAGGAGGGAATTATCTGCCGAGAAATGCTGACTTAAGGTATTGGGGAGATTTAACTTTAGCAGAAGCTCTCGGTAATTCTCGTAATATTCCTGCAGTCACGGTTATTAATCAAATTGGAGTTCCAACGTTTTTTCGATTTTTACAATCGGCTGGTTTTTCACACTTAAAGGAATCTCCGCAGTTTTACGGTCCAGGTTTGGCATTGGGTGCAGGAGGGACTAGTCTTTTGCAACTAACGCGCGCTTATGGTTCATATGTAATGAATGGCTTACTACCAAAAATTCGTCTTGGAACCATTGATAAAAAACCATTATATTATGGTTCAACACAGCGTTTGTTTTCACCAGAAACTGCAGAAGAAATTAAATTTGTTCTAAAAGATCCAAAATTACGACAGAGAGCTTTTGGCAGAAGAAGTTATTTGGATTTTCCTTTTCCAGTATCAATTAAAACTGGCACATCAAAAGATTATCGAAATTCTTGGACAGTTGCATTTAACGAGAGATATGTGGTAGGTGCCTGGGTTGGTAATTTTTCTGGTGAACGTACGATGGATGTATCAGGTTCGTTTGGTGCAGGACGTATAGTGCAAAACATATTCCGAAACTTGATGAAAGATAAACCAAAACAAGAATTTACTCCAAAATTCACTGAGACTAAAAGTTTTTGTCGCCTCACAGGAAAACTTGCTATGGAAAAATGTCCTGTCATCGCACTTCGCATTAGAAAAAAAGTAATTCCAGATGAGTTCTGTGAGGAACACACAGAAAAGACAAAACAATCAATACTCGGAGTTGGGTTTATTTACCCTTCAAAGGGTCAAATTTATTTATACCATCCTTCCTATGAGAAAGAGACACAAAGTATCCCCGTTCGAATTCGTGAAATTAAAACTCTAAAAGAACCTAAACTAGTTTGGAATGGAGAAAAGGAACTAATACCTTCACCTAACGGTGAATTGCGAATACCAATTTTTCGTGGCAAACAATCCTTGGTTTTATATGATGGGGATGTACAAAAGGCAACTGTTGATTTTGAAGTTAAATAA
- a CDS encoding sulfatase-like hydrolase/transferase gives MFYIYLSLYCFQGITSGSIDVWIYLHSFFLNTFTVVVLFLEFYLRYKQDQGNQYSLILRLISWILYVMILGYQQVYQTQVNYELFIYFLKHIQLLFNDLISFLYQWKLSQWIVLFLGFYWILYKTRKKIFILLSVVILFFLSFHVEREDLDVRNKSSISITQTKRVKTFLESIPEKSNIVFVILEGVSRKHLSTQRSNYIDFSLLEGSHFWIPMPHTSKSLFTWMTGQSQLYQTRLQLDNFLLEDSLPKQLQKKYNYQTFMIYTQSIYFEGMDRFFPKIFQTVWDKTTLEKEYGSLYSSFSWGMDDRVILAAQKKINLKSNDPLFVLIGLSQTHSPYFVAVNGLNSEWKSPSIRYKVALQEEVKVLDSIISYWKENSDRETVIIISADHGESFGEEGAHAHNYSLYNQETDVPFLFYFVKSGKIFSPKQGTSIDFKTTILSLLNQNKDQVHLDRRKLFFTPDYKLELFLKTWNSEIQKSWIISDKKYIYHSDRDQLLEMELDDSNRKQVIDVKLKEKLVKQILSETR, from the coding sequence ATGTTCTATATTTATTTGTCCTTATATTGTTTTCAGGGAATTACTTCAGGGTCCATCGATGTTTGGATATATTTACATAGTTTTTTTCTGAATACATTTACCGTTGTTGTTTTATTTTTAGAATTCTATTTAAGATATAAACAGGATCAAGGAAATCAATATAGTTTAATTTTACGTTTAATTTCTTGGATATTATATGTAATGATTCTTGGTTACCAACAAGTATACCAGACTCAGGTGAATTATGAATTGTTTATCTATTTTTTAAAACATATACAACTTTTGTTTAATGATTTAATCAGTTTTTTATACCAATGGAAGTTGTCGCAATGGATCGTTTTGTTTTTAGGATTTTATTGGATTCTTTATAAAACTCGAAAAAAGATTTTTATTCTATTGTCAGTGGTGATTTTGTTTTTTCTTTCCTTTCATGTGGAAAGGGAGGATTTGGATGTTCGTAATAAATCCTCAATCTCCATCACGCAAACTAAAAGAGTGAAAACGTTTTTGGAATCCATACCAGAGAAATCAAATATAGTTTTTGTTATATTGGAAGGTGTTTCTAGAAAACATTTATCTACACAAAGATCAAATTACATCGATTTTTCTCTCCTAGAAGGGTCCCATTTTTGGATTCCCATGCCACATACTTCTAAAAGTTTATTTACGTGGATGACTGGACAATCGCAACTTTATCAAACCAGATTGCAATTAGATAATTTTTTACTGGAAGATAGTCTTCCTAAACAATTACAAAAAAAATATAATTACCAAACCTTTATGATTTATACACAATCCATTTACTTTGAAGGAATGGATAGGTTCTTTCCGAAAATTTTTCAAACAGTATGGGATAAAACTACATTAGAAAAAGAGTATGGTTCTCTGTACTCCTCATTTAGTTGGGGTATGGACGATCGCGTGATACTTGCTGCACAAAAAAAAATAAACCTAAAATCAAATGATCCTTTGTTTGTATTGATTGGTCTAAGCCAAACTCATAGTCCTTATTTTGTTGCAGTAAATGGACTTAATTCTGAATGGAAATCACCATCCATTCGTTATAAGGTAGCTTTACAGGAAGAAGTGAAGGTATTGGATTCTATTATTTCTTATTGGAAAGAAAATTCGGATCGTGAAACAGTAATTATAATATCTGCAGATCATGGGGAATCTTTTGGCGAAGAAGGTGCCCATGCACATAATTATTCATTGTATAATCAGGAAACAGATGTTCCTTTTCTTTTTTATTTTGTTAAATCGGGAAAAATCTTTAGTCCGAAACAGGGTACTTCAATAGATTTTAAAACAACGATCCTAAGTTTGTTAAATCAAAATAAAGACCAAGTTCATTTGGATCGACGTAAACTCTTTTTTACACCTGATTATAAACTGGAATTATTTTTAAAAACTTGGAATTCTGAAATTCAGAAATCGTGGATTATATCTGACAAAAAATATATTTATCACAGTGACCGCGATCAGTTACTAGAGATGGAATTGGATGATAGTAATAGAAAACAAGTAATAGACGTTAAGTTAAAAGAAAAGTTGGTAAAACAGATTTTATCCGAAACTCGCTAA
- a CDS encoding TetR/AcrR family transcriptional regulator, with protein MSRTPMAERSPKKRAVLEKDKISKRTSILQSAAYLLQKKDWAELSMDEVAKRAKIAKGTLYLYFPTKEDLCLRVHNADYEAWFLDMEGFLKETKVVDAEVFSNWFVDSMDRHVRFLKLLPIVPTILEKNASVDTIREFKLSLKDQIYKILPLLIKVFPFFNGQSAFLFLMQCHALAIGSWSHGFPSNQVKDAVKENGLDMFVLDYKKFLRTSILTLLNGYKIT; from the coding sequence ATGAGCCGCACGCCAATGGCAGAACGTTCGCCTAAAAAAAGAGCCGTATTGGAAAAAGATAAAATTTCCAAACGAACCTCCATTCTTCAATCCGCAGCTTATCTTTTACAAAAAAAAGATTGGGCAGAGTTATCTATGGATGAAGTTGCGAAACGTGCTAAAATTGCCAAAGGCACTTTGTATTTATACTTTCCAACAAAAGAAGATCTTTGTCTTCGAGTTCACAATGCAGACTATGAAGCTTGGTTTTTAGATATGGAAGGTTTTTTAAAAGAAACCAAAGTAGTCGATGCCGAAGTGTTTTCTAATTGGTTTGTTGATTCAATGGATAGACATGTCCGTTTTTTAAAACTATTGCCAATTGTTCCAACCATCTTAGAAAAAAATGCAAGTGTGGACACCATTCGTGAATTTAAACTCAGCCTTAAAGATCAAATTTACAAAATCCTCCCCCTTCTTATCAAAGTGTTTCCTTTTTTCAATGGACAATCTGCATTTTTATTTTTGATGCAATGTCATGCTTTAGCGATTGGATCTTGGTCACATGGATTTCCTTCAAACCAAGTGAAAGATGCAGTGAAAGAAAATGGATTGGATATGTTTGTTTTAGATTATAAAAAATTCCTCAGAACATCGATCCTTACACTACTTAACGGCTATAAAATCACTTAG